The following are encoded together in the Bradyrhizobium genosp. L genome:
- a CDS encoding SpoVR family protein codes for MASSGERLFEGADWDFPTLQRIHDACEEIARKELGLQVYPNQIEVITAEQMLDAYSSVGMPLFYKHWSFGKQFAFQEASYRKGLMGLAYEIVINSSPCISYLMEENTATMQTLVIAHAAFGHNHFFKNNYLFKQWTDADGILDYLEFAKGYIAACEDRHGSEAVERTIDAAHALMSHGVDRYPGKKTLDLRAEEKRAGERRQHEEAIFNDLWRTVPNTKAKSKAALSVERRRALLGLPQENILYFLEKSAPRLHGWQRELIRIVRHIAQYFYPQGQTKVMNEGTATYVHYRIMNRLHRQGRITDGNFLEFLQSHTNVVFQPEFDDRRYSGFNPYALGFAMMQDIERIVTSPEDEDRHWFPDIAGKGDVEGVLREIWSNYRDESFISQYLSPALIRRFRMFHLHDDPAESAGIKVDAIHDERGYRRVRRELARQYDVGFVDANIEVIDVDLAGDRRLMLRHTTVKGAQLNESDTRRVLQHLADLWTYDVMLTEVDGSDKVLKEFVVSPRSAAVAA; via the coding sequence ATGGCTTCTTCCGGCGAACGCCTGTTCGAGGGCGCCGACTGGGATTTCCCGACCCTGCAGCGGATCCACGATGCCTGCGAGGAGATCGCCCGCAAGGAGCTCGGGCTCCAGGTCTATCCGAACCAGATCGAGGTCATCACCGCCGAGCAGATGCTCGACGCCTATTCCTCGGTCGGCATGCCGCTGTTCTACAAGCATTGGTCGTTCGGCAAGCAGTTCGCGTTCCAGGAGGCGTCCTACCGCAAGGGCCTGATGGGCCTCGCCTATGAGATCGTGATCAACTCGTCGCCGTGCATCTCCTACCTGATGGAGGAGAACACCGCGACGATGCAGACGCTGGTGATCGCGCACGCGGCGTTCGGGCACAACCACTTCTTCAAGAACAATTATCTGTTCAAGCAGTGGACCGATGCCGACGGCATCCTCGACTATCTTGAATTCGCCAAGGGCTACATCGCGGCCTGCGAGGATCGCCACGGCAGCGAAGCGGTGGAGCGGACCATCGACGCCGCGCACGCGCTGATGTCGCACGGCGTCGACCGCTATCCCGGCAAGAAGACGCTCGACCTCCGCGCCGAGGAGAAGCGCGCCGGCGAGCGCCGGCAGCACGAGGAGGCCATCTTCAACGATCTCTGGCGCACGGTGCCCAACACCAAGGCCAAGAGCAAGGCCGCGCTCTCGGTCGAACGCCGCCGCGCGCTGCTCGGGCTGCCGCAGGAGAATATCCTGTACTTCCTGGAGAAGTCGGCGCCCCGGCTGCACGGCTGGCAGCGCGAGCTGATCCGCATCGTGCGGCACATCGCGCAGTATTTCTATCCGCAGGGCCAGACCAAGGTGATGAACGAGGGCACCGCGACCTATGTCCATTACCGCATCATGAACCGCCTGCATCGGCAGGGCCGGATCACCGACGGCAATTTCCTCGAATTCCTGCAGTCGCACACCAATGTGGTGTTCCAGCCCGAGTTCGACGACCGCCGTTACTCCGGCTTCAACCCTTACGCGCTCGGCTTCGCCATGATGCAGGACATCGAGCGCATCGTGACCAGTCCGGAGGACGAGGACCGCCACTGGTTCCCCGACATCGCCGGCAAGGGCGACGTCGAGGGCGTGCTGCGCGAGATCTGGAGCAACTATCGCGATGAGAGCTTCATCAGCCAGTATCTCAGCCCGGCGCTGATCCGGCGCTTCCGCATGTTCCATCTGCACGACGATCCGGCGGAAAGCGCCGGCATCAAGGTCGATGCGATCCATGACGAACGCGGCTATCGGCGCGTCCGGCGCGAGCTGGCGCGGCAATATGACGTCGGCTTCGTCGATGCCAATATCGAGGTGATCGACGTCGACCTCGCCGGCGACCGCCGCCTGATGCTGCGTCACACCACGGTGAAGGGCGCGCAGCTCAACGAGAGCGATACGCGGCGCGTACTGCAACACCTCGCCGATCTCTGGACCTACGACGTGATGCTGACCGAGGTCGACGGGTCGGACAAGGTGCTGAAGGAATTCGTCGTCAGCCCGCGCAGTGCTGCGGTGGCGGCATAA
- the gnd gene encoding phosphogluconate dehydrogenase (NAD(+)-dependent, decarboxylating): MQLGMIGLGRMGGNIVRRLMARGHSTVVYDKDPKAVSALAADNAAGSSSLEDFVLKLEAPRTAWVMLPAGKITETTIEALAKLMSPGDVIIDGGNTFWQDDVRRGKALRERGLHYVDVGTSGGIWGIERGYCMMIGGEKAVVDRLDPIFKALAPGIGDIPRTDGREGRDPRIEQGYIHAGPVGAGHFVKMIHNGIEYGLMQAYAEGFDILKNANIEALPRDHRFDLDIADIAEVWRRGSVIPSWLLDLTASALAHNQTLDNYSGFVEDSGEGRWTVNAAIDEAVPAEVLTAALYTRFRSRKDHTFAEKILSAMRAGFGGHKEPPKKA; this comes from the coding sequence ATGCAACTCGGCATGATCGGCCTCGGCCGTATGGGCGGCAACATCGTCCGCCGCCTGATGGCGCGCGGCCACTCCACCGTGGTCTACGACAAGGATCCCAAGGCGGTCTCGGCGCTCGCCGCCGACAATGCGGCGGGTTCGTCCTCCCTTGAGGACTTCGTCCTCAAGCTGGAGGCGCCACGCACCGCCTGGGTGATGCTGCCGGCCGGCAAGATCACCGAGACCACCATCGAGGCGCTGGCAAAACTGATGTCGCCCGGCGACGTCATCATCGATGGCGGCAACACCTTCTGGCAGGACGACGTCCGCCGCGGCAAGGCGCTCAGGGAGCGCGGCCTGCACTATGTCGATGTCGGCACCAGCGGCGGCATCTGGGGCATCGAGCGCGGCTATTGCATGATGATCGGCGGCGAGAAGGCCGTGGTCGACCGGCTCGACCCGATCTTCAAGGCGCTCGCCCCCGGCATCGGCGACATCCCGCGCACCGACGGCCGCGAGGGCCGCGACCCGCGCATCGAGCAGGGCTATATCCACGCCGGCCCGGTCGGCGCCGGACATTTCGTCAAGATGATCCACAACGGCATCGAATACGGCCTGATGCAGGCCTATGCCGAAGGATTCGACATCCTGAAGAATGCCAATATCGAAGCGCTGCCGCGGGATCATCGCTTCGACCTCGACATCGCCGACATCGCGGAAGTGTGGCGGCGCGGCAGCGTGATCCCGTCCTGGCTGCTCGATCTCACCGCCTCGGCGCTGGCGCACAACCAAACGCTCGATAATTACTCGGGCTTTGTCGAGGATTCCGGCGAGGGCCGCTGGACCGTCAACGCCGCGATCGACGAGGCGGTGCCGGCCGAAGTGCTGACGGCCGCGCTCTACACGCGCTTCCGCTCGCGCAAGGATCACACCTTCGCGGAGAAAATCCTCTCGGCGATGCGGGCGGGCTTCGGCGGCCACAAGGAACCGCCCAAGAAGGCCTAG
- a CDS encoding PrkA family serine protein kinase: MYNDSLFNAFARSFEARSQTDMSMAEYLESCRSDPMRYANAAERLLAAIGEPQMIDTAKDPRLGRIFLNRTIRSYPAFAGFHGMEDTIERIVGFFRHAAQGLEERKQILYLLGPVGGGKSSLAERIKALMEVHPIYVLKAGDELSPVFESPLGLFDPEQLGPMIEEKYGIPRRRLSGLMSPWAYKRLEAFGGDISQFRVARIQPSRLRQIAVAKTEPGDENNQDISSLVGKVDIRKLETYAQNDPDAYSYSGGLNRANQGVLEFVEMFKAPIKMLHPLLTATQEGNYIGTENIGAIPFTGVILAHSNEAEWQSFKTNKNNEAFIDRICVIKVPYCLRVTEEQKIYDKLITTSELAAAPCAPATLETLARFSVMSRLRKHENSTLFAKMRVYDGESLKESDPKARSVQEYKDAAGVDEGMDGVSTRFAFKVLASTFNHDTTEVGADAVHLMYVLEQSIRREQLPDETEKRYLEFIKADLAPRYAEFIGNEIQKAYLESYADYGQNLFDRYVDYADAWIEDQDFKDPDTGQLMNRELLNQELTKIEKPAGIANPKDFRNEVVKFSLRSRAHNGGKNPSWTSYEKVRDVIEKRIFSQVEDLLPVISFGSKKDGETEKKHGEFVARMVERGYTERQVRRLVEWYMRVKQAG, from the coding sequence ATGTACAACGATTCTTTGTTCAACGCCTTCGCAAGGTCGTTCGAAGCGCGAAGCCAGACCGACATGTCGATGGCGGAGTATCTGGAGTCGTGTCGAAGTGATCCGATGCGATATGCCAATGCGGCCGAGCGGTTATTAGCGGCGATCGGTGAGCCCCAGATGATCGACACGGCCAAGGACCCACGCCTTGGCCGTATCTTTTTGAACCGTACGATCAGGTCCTATCCGGCCTTTGCCGGCTTCCACGGCATGGAGGACACGATCGAGCGCATCGTCGGCTTCTTCCGCCACGCGGCGCAAGGGCTCGAGGAGCGCAAGCAGATCCTCTATCTGCTCGGCCCGGTCGGCGGCGGCAAGTCGTCGCTCGCCGAGCGGATCAAGGCGCTGATGGAAGTGCATCCGATCTACGTGCTGAAGGCCGGCGACGAACTCTCGCCGGTGTTCGAGTCGCCGCTCGGCCTGTTTGATCCCGAGCAGCTCGGGCCGATGATCGAGGAGAAGTACGGCATTCCGCGCCGCCGCCTGAGCGGGTTGATGTCGCCGTGGGCCTACAAGCGGCTCGAGGCGTTCGGCGGCGACATCTCGCAATTCCGCGTCGCGCGCATCCAGCCCTCGCGGCTGCGCCAGATCGCGGTCGCCAAGACCGAGCCCGGTGACGAGAACAACCAGGATATCTCCTCGCTGGTCGGCAAGGTCGACATCCGCAAGCTCGAGACCTACGCCCAGAACGATCCCGACGCCTACAGCTATTCCGGCGGGCTGAACCGCGCCAACCAGGGCGTGCTCGAATTCGTCGAGATGTTCAAGGCGCCGATCAAGATGCTGCATCCGCTGCTCACGGCGACGCAGGAAGGCAACTATATCGGCACCGAGAACATCGGCGCGATCCCCTTCACGGGCGTCATCCTCGCGCACTCCAACGAGGCGGAGTGGCAGAGCTTCAAGACCAACAAGAACAACGAGGCCTTCATCGACCGCATCTGCGTCATCAAGGTGCCGTACTGCCTGCGGGTGACCGAGGAGCAGAAGATCTACGACAAGCTGATCACGACCTCCGAGCTTGCCGCCGCACCTTGCGCGCCGGCGACGCTGGAGACGTTGGCCCGCTTCTCGGTGATGTCGCGGCTGCGCAAGCACGAGAACTCGACGCTGTTCGCCAAGATGCGGGTCTATGACGGCGAGAGCCTGAAGGAATCCGATCCGAAGGCGCGCAGCGTCCAGGAGTACAAGGACGCGGCCGGCGTCGACGAAGGCATGGACGGCGTCTCGACCCGCTTCGCCTTCAAGGTGCTGGCTTCGACCTTCAACCACGACACCACCGAGGTCGGCGCCGACGCGGTGCACCTGATGTACGTGCTGGAGCAGTCGATCCGCCGCGAGCAGCTGCCCGATGAGACCGAGAAGCGCTATCTCGAATTCATCAAGGCCGACCTCGCGCCGCGCTACGCCGAGTTCATCGGCAACGAGATCCAGAAGGCCTATCTGGAATCCTACGCCGACTACGGCCAGAACCTGTTCGACCGCTATGTCGACTACGCCGATGCCTGGATCGAGGATCAGGACTTCAAGGATCCCGACACCGGCCAGTTGATGAACCGCGAGCTCTTGAACCAGGAGCTGACCAAGATCGAGAAGCCGGCCGGCATCGCCAACCCGAAGGATTTCCGCAACGAGGTGGTGAAATTCTCGCTGCGCTCGCGGGCGCATAATGGCGGCAAGAACCCGAGCTGGACCTCCTACGAAAAGGTCCGCGACGTGATCGAGAAGCGGATCTTCTCGCAGGTCGAGGATCTGCTGCCGGTGATCTCGTTCGGCTCCAAGAAGGACGGCGAGACCGAGAAGAAGCACGGCGAATTCGTCGCGCGGATGGTGGAGCGCGGCTACACCGAGCGCCAGGTCCGCCGGCTCGTCGAATGGTACATGCGGGTGAAGCAGGCCGGCTAG
- a CDS encoding ABC transporter substrate-binding protein yields MSPRTSLASLLAIASLTTPLISPSVAAETSIKIGNTAPYSGPASAYGTVARAEAAYFQMLNDQGGINGRRIEFESLDDGYSPSKTVEQTRKLVEQDEVVALFSSVGTAPNIAVQKYLNIKKVPQLFVSSGATRWNDPKHFPWTVGFNPTYELEGKLYAKYVLQTKPDAKIAVITPNEDAGKDYLKGFKDGLGEHVGQIVAETTYLTSDPTIDSQMVTMRESGADVFFAEATPKFAAQALRKAASMGWKPLTILPSVSNSVSAVLEPAGLENVTGVVTGLYLKDPTDPRWADDPGEKEFSAWMKKYQPNANMGDLFNAQGYTVAQVMAAVLKNCNGDYSRDNIIKQATNLKALELPMLLPGIKVQTEPDNVTPIRQIQMARFDGKSWALFGDVLSDK; encoded by the coding sequence TTGTCACCTCGCACATCTCTGGCGAGCCTCCTCGCCATTGCCTCGCTCACGACCCCGTTGATTTCGCCGTCCGTTGCCGCCGAGACGTCGATCAAGATCGGCAACACCGCGCCCTACAGCGGCCCGGCCTCCGCCTATGGCACGGTCGCACGTGCGGAAGCCGCCTATTTCCAGATGCTCAACGATCAGGGCGGCATCAACGGCCGCAGAATAGAGTTCGAGAGCCTCGACGACGGTTATTCGCCGTCGAAGACGGTCGAGCAGACCCGCAAGCTGGTCGAGCAGGATGAAGTGGTCGCGCTGTTCAGCTCGGTCGGCACCGCGCCGAACATCGCCGTGCAGAAGTACCTGAACATCAAGAAGGTGCCGCAGCTGTTCGTCTCGTCCGGCGCGACGCGCTGGAACGATCCCAAGCATTTTCCCTGGACCGTCGGCTTCAACCCGACCTACGAGCTCGAGGGCAAGCTCTACGCAAAGTACGTCCTGCAGACCAAGCCGGATGCCAAGATCGCCGTGATCACGCCGAACGAGGACGCCGGCAAGGATTACCTGAAGGGCTTCAAGGACGGGCTCGGCGAGCATGTCGGCCAGATCGTCGCCGAGACGACGTACCTCACGTCGGATCCGACCATCGACTCCCAGATGGTGACGATGCGGGAGTCCGGCGCGGACGTGTTCTTCGCCGAGGCGACGCCGAAATTCGCGGCGCAAGCGCTGCGCAAGGCGGCGAGCATGGGCTGGAAGCCGCTGACCATCCTGCCGTCGGTCTCCAATTCGGTCTCCGCCGTGCTCGAGCCGGCCGGGCTCGAGAATGTCACAGGCGTCGTGACCGGGCTCTATCTGAAGGATCCGACCGATCCGCGCTGGGCCGACGATCCCGGCGAGAAGGAGTTTTCGGCCTGGATGAAGAAGTATCAGCCGAACGCGAATATGGGCGATCTCTTCAACGCGCAGGGCTATACGGTAGCGCAGGTGATGGCCGCGGTGCTGAAGAACTGCAACGGCGACTACAGCCGCGACAACATCATCAAGCAGGCGACGAATTTGAAGGCGCTCGAATTGCCGATGCTGCTGCCGGGCATTAAGGTTCAGACCGAGCCCGACAACGTGACGCCGATCCGGCAGATCCAGATGGCGCGGTTCGACGGCAAGTCGTGGGCGCTGTTCGGAGATGTGCTGAGCGACAAGTAG
- a CDS encoding YeaH/YhbH family protein gives MHIVDRRLNPGSKSLENRQRFLRRAKALVQGAVKKSSQDRDIKDVLEGGEVTIPLDGMDEPRFRREGGTRDMVLPGNKKFIEGDYLPRPNQSGGKGSGAGEGDSEDAFRFVLSREEFVDLFLDDLELPDLAKRKLAETESEGLQRAGYSTSGSPANISISRTVGRALARRVALRRPRKDEIEALEAELAQCDNETRRSELIAQLEALKAKVKRIPFIDPIDIRYRRFETVPKPVAQAVMFCLMDVSGSMSEHMKDLAKRFYMLLYVFLKRRYKHVEIVFIRHTDRAEEVDEDTFFHGPASGGTLVSSALVAMNEIVRTRFRPSDWNIYAAQASDGDNMTSDSALTGQLLTNNILPACQFFAYLEVGEAANYTFDMPDSSLWTLYERLRNDGAPLSMRKVSERGEIFPVFQDLFKRRSKQERVA, from the coding sequence ATGCATATCGTCGATCGGCGGCTCAATCCGGGTAGCAAGAGCCTGGAGAACCGCCAGCGCTTCCTGCGGCGCGCCAAGGCGCTGGTGCAGGGAGCCGTCAAGAAGTCGTCTCAGGACCGCGACATCAAGGATGTCCTGGAAGGCGGCGAGGTGACGATCCCGCTGGACGGCATGGACGAGCCGCGGTTCCGGCGCGAGGGCGGCACCCGCGACATGGTGCTGCCCGGCAACAAGAAGTTCATCGAGGGCGACTACCTGCCGCGGCCGAACCAGAGCGGCGGCAAGGGCTCGGGCGCCGGCGAGGGCGACAGCGAGGATGCCTTCCGCTTCGTGCTCAGCCGCGAGGAATTCGTCGACCTGTTCCTCGACGACCTCGAATTGCCCGACCTTGCCAAGCGCAAGCTCGCCGAGACCGAGAGCGAGGGCCTCCAGCGCGCCGGCTATTCCACCTCCGGCTCGCCGGCGAACATCTCGATCAGCCGCACCGTGGGCCGCGCGCTGGCGCGGCGCGTGGCGCTGCGCCGGCCGCGCAAGGACGAGATCGAGGCACTCGAGGCCGAGCTTGCGCAATGCGACAACGAGACGCGCCGGAGCGAGCTCATCGCGCAGCTCGAAGCGCTGAAGGCCAAGGTCAAGCGCATTCCCTTCATCGATCCGATCGACATCCGCTACCGCCGCTTCGAGACGGTGCCGAAGCCGGTGGCGCAGGCGGTGATGTTCTGCCTGATGGACGTCTCGGGCTCGATGTCCGAGCACATGAAGGACCTCGCCAAGCGGTTCTACATGCTGCTCTACGTCTTCCTGAAGCGGCGCTACAAGCATGTCGAGATCGTGTTCATCCGGCACACCGACCGCGCCGAGGAAGTCGACGAGGATACCTTCTTCCACGGCCCCGCCTCCGGCGGCACGCTGGTGTCGAGCGCGCTGGTCGCGATGAACGAGATCGTCCGTACCCGCTTCCGTCCCTCGGACTGGAATATCTATGCCGCGCAGGCCTCGGACGGCGACAACATGACGTCGGACAGCGCGCTGACCGGCCAGCTCCTGACCAACAACATCCTGCCGGCCTGCCAGTTCTTCGCCTACCTCGAGGTCGGCGAGGCCGCCAACTACACCTTCGACATGCCGGACTCCTCGCTCTGGACGCTGTACGAGCGCCTGCGCAATGACGGCGCGCCGCTGTCGATGCGCAAGGTCAGCGAGCGCGGCGAGATCTTTCCGGTGTTCCAGGACCTGTTCAAGCGCCGCAGCAAGCAGGAAAGGGTTGCGTAA
- a CDS encoding DsrE family protein encodes MHRRGILWGATAAIGAVFAASRADAATEATTKKLKVVYHLSDLDKVNFVLGNVQNHIDGVGGPDHVTIALVVHGQALKAFHSAGANPDLSRHVGQFTKDGIELAACGNTMKSQNIGLSDLLPRFVSADRGGVVRLAELQSQGYLYLRP; translated from the coding sequence TTGCATCGACGCGGTATTCTATGGGGCGCGACTGCCGCGATCGGCGCCGTCTTTGCGGCGTCGCGGGCGGATGCCGCGACGGAGGCGACAACGAAGAAGCTGAAGGTGGTCTATCACCTCTCCGATCTCGACAAGGTCAACTTCGTGCTCGGCAACGTCCAGAACCACATTGACGGCGTCGGCGGCCCCGACCATGTGACGATCGCCTTGGTGGTGCATGGCCAGGCGCTGAAGGCGTTTCATTCCGCCGGCGCCAATCCCGATCTGTCGCGACATGTCGGCCAGTTCACCAAGGACGGTATCGAGCTCGCCGCCTGCGGCAACACCATGAAATCGCAGAACATCGGCCTCTCCGACCTGCTCCCCCGCTTCGTCAGCGCCGACAGAGGCGGCGTGGTCCGCCTCGCCGAGCTGCAGTCGCAGGGCTACCTCTATCTGCGGCCCTGA
- a CDS encoding bifunctional transaldolase/phosoglucose isomerase: MNPVKALENHGQAVWLDFLARGFIAKGDLKRLIETDGVKGVTSNPSIFEKAIGSSDEYDGAISQALKHGDRSVADLFEHVAVEDIQHAADVLRPVYDHSHGGDGFVSLEVSPYLAMDTKGTIAEAQRLWKDVHRKNLMVKVPATPEGLPAIEHLIGEGISINITLLFAQKVYRQVAEAYLKGLEKYVAKGGDPSHVASVASFFVSRIDSAVDKQLDEKIARANDPSEKERLAALKGKVAIANAKLAYQDYKRLFSGARWDRLKAKGAKPQRLLWASTGTKNKDYRDVLYVEELIGPDTVNTVPPATLDAFRDHGKTRDSLEENVEDARHVLEELEKSGVSLDAITEELVKDGVKLFADAADKLYGAVAHKRATSLGGGIDHQKLALGATIAKAVEKSTEDWRAAAKIRRLWQKDKTVWTGDDENKWLGWLTSAATADVADYEDFARRVKGQNFTDAVVLGMGGSSLGPEVLAETFPHKSGFPRLHVLDSTDPAQVRAMEEYVDISKTLFIVSSKSGGTTEPNVMKDYFFDRVSKAIGEDKAGHRFVAVTDPGSSLQKLAIKEGFARIFYGDPAIGGRYSVLSPFGLVPAAAAGIDVRGLLHHTLSMVRSCGADVPPHENPGVQLGLAMGIAGLEGRDKVTIFSSPKVADFGAWTEQLIAESTGKDGKGLIPIEGETIGAPDVYGNDRFFIDLRTENEHDGAHEAKLAALEAAGHPVVRIAMKSIDHIGQEFFRFEIATAVAGSILGINPFNQPDVEAAKIKTRELTAAFEKTGSLPAEKPVVSAAEVDLYTDAQNADDLRRGGANGDLNSWIRAHLARSGSGDYVALLAYIERDGDTIDAMQAMRLKLRDAKHLATCAEFGPRFLHSTGQAYKGGPDSGIFLQVTVDDPHDLAVPGQKASFGVIKAAQARGDFDVLTERGRRALRVHLKGDLASGLAALDAAISAALN, translated from the coding sequence ATGAACCCCGTCAAAGCACTCGAAAATCACGGCCAGGCCGTCTGGCTGGACTTCCTCGCCCGCGGCTTCATCGCCAAGGGCGACCTGAAGCGGCTGATCGAGACCGACGGCGTCAAAGGCGTGACGTCGAACCCGTCGATCTTCGAGAAGGCGATCGGCAGCTCCGACGAATATGACGGGGCGATCAGCCAGGCCCTGAAGCACGGCGACCGCTCGGTGGCCGACCTGTTCGAGCATGTCGCGGTCGAGGACATCCAGCATGCCGCCGACGTGCTCCGCCCGGTCTACGACCACAGCCACGGCGGCGACGGCTTTGTCAGCCTGGAAGTGTCGCCCTATCTGGCCATGGACACCAAGGGCACCATCGCGGAAGCGCAGCGGCTTTGGAAAGACGTTCACCGCAAGAACCTGATGGTCAAGGTGCCGGCAACGCCGGAGGGGCTGCCGGCGATCGAACACCTGATCGGCGAAGGCATCAGCATCAACATCACCTTGCTGTTCGCGCAGAAGGTCTACCGCCAGGTCGCGGAGGCCTATCTGAAGGGTCTTGAGAAATACGTCGCCAAGGGCGGCGATCCCTCCCATGTCGCCAGCGTCGCCAGCTTCTTCGTCAGCCGCATCGATAGCGCCGTCGACAAGCAGCTCGACGAGAAGATCGCCCGCGCCAACGACCCGTCTGAGAAGGAGCGGCTCGCCGCGCTGAAGGGCAAGGTCGCGATCGCCAATGCAAAGCTCGCCTACCAGGACTACAAGCGCCTGTTTTCGGGCGCGCGCTGGGACAGGCTGAAGGCCAAGGGCGCCAAGCCGCAGCGGCTGCTGTGGGCCTCGACCGGCACCAAGAACAAGGACTACCGCGACGTGCTCTATGTCGAGGAGCTGATCGGTCCCGACACCGTCAACACCGTGCCGCCGGCAACCCTCGACGCCTTCCGCGATCACGGCAAGACCCGCGACAGCCTGGAAGAGAACGTCGAGGACGCCCGCCACGTGCTGGAGGAGCTGGAGAAGTCCGGCGTCTCGCTCGACGCCATCACCGAGGAGCTAGTCAAGGACGGCGTCAAGCTGTTCGCCGACGCGGCCGACAAGCTCTACGGCGCGGTCGCCCACAAGCGCGCGACCTCGCTCGGCGGCGGCATCGACCACCAGAAGCTCGCGCTCGGCGCGACCATTGCCAAGGCGGTCGAGAAGAGCACCGAGGACTGGCGTGCCGCGGCCAAGATCCGGCGGCTGTGGCAGAAGGACAAAACGGTCTGGACCGGTGACGACGAGAACAAATGGCTGGGCTGGCTGACCAGCGCCGCCACCGCCGACGTCGCCGATTACGAGGATTTCGCCCGCCGCGTGAAGGGGCAGAATTTTACCGACGCCGTCGTGCTCGGCATGGGCGGATCGAGCCTCGGGCCGGAGGTGCTGGCCGAAACCTTCCCGCACAAATCCGGCTTCCCGCGGCTGCATGTGCTCGACTCCACCGATCCGGCGCAGGTCCGCGCGATGGAGGAGTATGTCGACATCTCGAAGACGCTGTTCATCGTCTCCTCCAAGTCCGGCGGCACCACCGAGCCGAACGTGATGAAGGACTATTTCTTCGACCGCGTCAGCAAGGCGATCGGCGAGGACAAGGCCGGCCATCGCTTCGTCGCGGTGACCGATCCCGGCTCCTCGCTGCAGAAGCTCGCGATCAAAGAGGGCTTTGCCCGCATCTTCTATGGCGATCCCGCGATCGGCGGCCGCTATTCCGTGCTGTCGCCGTTCGGCCTGGTGCCGGCGGCCGCGGCCGGCATCGATGTTCGCGGCCTGCTCCATCACACGCTGTCGATGGTGCGCTCCTGCGGCGCCGACGTGCCGCCGCACGAGAACCCGGGCGTGCAGCTTGGCCTGGCGATGGGCATCGCAGGGCTCGAAGGCCGCGACAAGGTGACGATCTTCTCCTCGCCCAAGGTTGCCGATTTCGGCGCCTGGACCGAGCAGCTGATCGCGGAATCCACCGGCAAGGACGGCAAGGGCCTGATCCCGATCGAGGGCGAGACCATCGGCGCCCCCGATGTCTACGGCAACGACCGCTTCTTCATCGACCTGCGCACCGAGAACGAGCACGACGGCGCGCATGAGGCAAAGCTCGCCGCGCTTGAAGCCGCCGGCCATCCGGTGGTGCGCATCGCGATGAAATCGATCGACCATATCGGCCAGGAATTCTTCCGCTTCGAGATCGCGACCGCGGTCGCAGGCTCGATCCTCGGCATCAACCCGTTCAACCAGCCCGACGTCGAGGCCGCCAAGATCAAGACCCGCGAGCTGACGGCAGCGTTCGAGAAGACCGGCTCGCTGCCTGCCGAGAAGCCTGTCGTATCGGCGGCAGAGGTCGATCTCTACACCGACGCCCAGAACGCCGACGATTTGCGCCGGGGCGGCGCCAATGGCGACCTCAACTCCTGGATCAGAGCGCATCTCGCGCGTTCCGGCAGCGGCGACTACGTTGCCCTGCTCGCCTATATCGAGCGCGACGGCGATACAATCGACGCGATGCAGGCAATGCGGCTGAAGCTGAGGGACGCCAAGCATCTGGCGACCTGCGCCGAGTTCGGCCCGCGCTTCCTGCATTCGACCGGCCAAGCCTACAAGGGTGGCCCCGACAGCGGCATCTTCCTGCAAGTGACGGTCGACGACCCGCACGACCTGGCGGTGCCCGGGCAGAAGGCGAGCTTCGGCGTGATCAAGGCGGCACAGGCCCGCGGCGATTTCGACGTGCTCACCGAGCGTGGCCGGCGCGCGTTGCGGGTCCATCTCAAGGGCGATCTCGCTTCCGGCCTCGCGGCGCTCGATGCCGCGATCTCGGCTGCGCTGAACTGA